In the Fibrobacter sp. genome, one interval contains:
- a CDS encoding geranylgeranylglyceryl/heptaprenylglyceryl phosphate synthase, translated as MKIGKTEARLNAEIEKRGALFAVLLDPDTSDEAAFVKAGAMAAENGADLLLVGGSYLGNFTLPKQVAALKANVDLPVVLFPGGASQVVPGFDAMLFMTLVSGRNPNYLIDEQVRGGALVRALNMEAIPTAYQLINSGKRTTVEYISGTMPVPANKPKLSMVNSIAAELMGMRYVYLEAGSGAEEPVPVEHIAYTRKATEMTIITGGGIKDPQTAAVRVAAGANIIVTGTLWEKVQDPKLLSEFASAIHFKA; from the coding sequence ATGAAAATCGGAAAGACTGAAGCTCGTTTGAATGCGGAAATTGAAAAGCGCGGTGCCTTGTTTGCCGTGCTTTTGGATCCGGATACTTCTGACGAGGCTGCCTTTGTGAAGGCTGGTGCCATGGCTGCTGAAAACGGCGCTGACCTGCTTCTGGTGGGCGGTTCCTACCTGGGCAACTTTACTCTTCCGAAGCAGGTGGCTGCCCTTAAGGCCAATGTGGATCTTCCCGTGGTTCTGTTCCCGGGCGGAGCCTCACAGGTTGTGCCCGGTTTTGATGCCATGCTGTTCATGACCTTGGTCAGCGGTCGTAATCCCAACTATCTCATTGACGAACAGGTTCGTGGTGGTGCTCTGGTTCGCGCCTTGAATATGGAAGCAATTCCTACGGCTTACCAGTTGATTAACAGTGGCAAGCGTACTACGGTGGAATACATCAGCGGAACGATGCCGGTTCCGGCTAACAAGCCCAAGCTCAGCATGGTAAACTCCATTGCTGCAGAACTCATGGGCATGCGCTATGTCTACCTCGAAGCCGGTAGCGGTGCGGAGGAACCCGTTCCTGTAGAACATATCGCCTACACCCGCAAGGCTACCGAAATGACTATCATTACCGGCGGTGGCATCAAGGATCCCCAGACGGCTGCAGTTCGTGTGGCTGCTGGTGCCAACATTATTGTAACTGGCACTCTGTGGGAAAAGGTTCAAGATCCTAAACTGCTATCCGAATTTGCTTCGGCAATTCACTTTAAGGCTTAA
- a CDS encoding GSCFA domain-containing protein codes for MDLLTKINISQADFKIDYNSNLFFIGSCFADNISRKWTDRKFQVQANPLGVMYNPLSIESFFRKILDCNKDSWDRWDYQGSLSDEELKEIIHSSREYIAKADVIFITLGTAFVYFLKESGKAVANCHKEPAELFERKLISVDEAAKALRNIVTTLRQINSQVQVVFTVSPIRHLNDGAHGNNLSKATLQLAVDKVIQEFAGNIAAGYNGVASCKPNIAAGKSSAAVSYFPSYEIVMDELRDYRFYAEDMTHVNAVAEDYIFERMLETYCSDSTIAHTRYVEKFMKGATHRIEDTSSLRTKNFAQLQIERAENLEHVISGLDLSEEKEYFGKFI; via the coding sequence ATGGACCTTTTGACAAAAATTAACATTTCCCAAGCCGATTTTAAGATCGATTACAACTCCAACCTATTTTTCATAGGATCCTGTTTTGCCGACAATATTTCCCGCAAGTGGACAGACCGCAAGTTTCAGGTTCAGGCAAATCCTCTTGGCGTAATGTACAATCCTCTTTCCATTGAAAGCTTCTTTAGAAAAATCTTAGATTGCAATAAGGATTCATGGGACCGCTGGGATTATCAAGGAAGTTTATCTGACGAAGAATTAAAAGAAATTATCCATTCAAGTCGCGAATACATCGCCAAGGCCGATGTCATTTTCATTACGCTGGGAACCGCCTTCGTTTATTTCTTGAAGGAATCGGGCAAGGCCGTAGCCAATTGCCACAAGGAGCCTGCCGAACTGTTCGAGAGGAAATTGATTTCTGTAGATGAGGCTGCAAAAGCACTGAGGAATATCGTGACGACATTGCGCCAAATCAATAGTCAAGTTCAGGTCGTCTTTACAGTTTCGCCTATCAGGCACCTAAACGATGGCGCCCATGGGAACAATCTTTCCAAGGCAACGCTACAACTGGCCGTAGATAAAGTCATTCAGGAATTCGCAGGAAACATCGCCGCAGGCTACAACGGCGTAGCATCGTGCAAACCGAACATCGCCGCAGGTAAGTCCAGCGCCGCGGTTTCCTACTTCCCCAGCTACGAAATCGTCATGGACGAATTGCGCGACTACCGCTTCTACGCAGAAGACATGACTCACGTGAATGCAGTCGCTGAGGATTACATCTTCGAGCGCATGCTGGAAACGTACTGCAGCGACTCTACCATCGCACACACAAGATACGTTGAAAAATTCATGAAAGGAGCAACGCACCGCATTGAAGATACGTCGTCCCTACGTACAAAGAATTTCGCCCAATTGCAAATTGAACGTGCAGAAAATTTGGAACACGTAATTAGTGGTCTGGATTTAAGCGAAGAGAAGGAATACTTCGGCAAGTTCATCTAG
- the alaS gene encoding alanine--tRNA ligase, whose translation MPTMTSAQVRESFIKFFESKDHLFVRSSPVVPHDDPTLMFTNAGMNQFKAIFLGDNPKGWKRACNSQKCLRVSGKHNDLDVVGRDNYHHTFFEMLGNWSFGDYYKKEAISWAWELLTEVWKLPKERLFATVYQDDDEAWQIWKDVSGLPDDRIMRFDAHSNFWEMGDTGPCGPCSEIHYDRGDLATQAETFKDPILGVNGENDRYIEIWNNVFMQYERISDGSLIPLKAKNVDTGMGFERICAILQGKRSNYDTDVFTPIISKVAELSGVPYTDDENGTPHRVIADHIRAVSFAIADGALPSNEGRGYVLRRILRRASRFARLLGQKEAFIYKLVQVLADTMGEAFPEIRQRQAFVTEVIKSEEDRFIKTLDAGLERFEAIVAEMGSAKVVPGDKVFVLYDTYGFPPDLTGILAEEKGLTIDEAGFEKCMEEQKERARANMKQGINTMGTEGWTQYSEASTNFVGYELSACETKVVRYREDKGVLSIVLETSPFYAEMGGQVGDKGMLVSKDLEIAVFDTVKVNDTALCRGKVVKGEANEQTMGGVFMATVDDERRMDIRRNHSATHLVQAALREVLGTHVQQQGSLVTPDSLRFDFTHFNGMTAEEIQKVEDIVNAKIMECLPVHTDVMGVDEAKASGAMALFGEKYGDTVRVVKMGAAGEEFSKELCGGLHVSNSGNIGMVKIVSESSVSAGVRRIEAVTGRGAMTMLRAGAQIVNALRDRLRCKDAEVLDRIQQSFEKTQSLEKALQSVKLELATMIAGDVLNGGLDVMGVMLYVREFDMPEDKYKELLDGIQNKLDKGAVAVIANKANGAGSIAVIVGKDVQAKGIKAGDMVRDLAAACNGKGGGRPDRAQAGTREPEKIAAAIKDANNWIRAKLG comes from the coding sequence ATGCCTACTATGACTTCTGCGCAGGTGCGCGAATCTTTTATTAAGTTCTTCGAGAGCAAGGACCATCTGTTTGTCCGTAGCTCTCCCGTGGTTCCTCACGACGACCCCACCTTGATGTTCACCAACGCTGGCATGAACCAGTTCAAGGCCATCTTCCTGGGTGACAATCCCAAGGGTTGGAAGCGTGCCTGCAACAGCCAGAAGTGCCTCCGCGTTTCCGGTAAGCACAACGACCTCGACGTTGTGGGTCGCGACAACTACCACCACACTTTCTTCGAAATGCTGGGTAACTGGTCCTTCGGCGACTACTACAAGAAGGAAGCAATTAGCTGGGCATGGGAACTCTTGACCGAAGTTTGGAAGCTTCCCAAGGAACGTCTCTTTGCAACTGTCTATCAGGATGATGACGAAGCATGGCAGATCTGGAAGGACGTTTCCGGTCTTCCCGATGACCGCATCATGCGCTTCGACGCTCACAGTAACTTCTGGGAAATGGGCGACACCGGTCCTTGCGGCCCCTGCTCCGAAATCCATTACGACCGCGGCGACCTGGCTACCCAGGCTGAAACCTTCAAGGACCCGATCCTGGGCGTGAACGGTGAAAATGACCGCTACATCGAAATCTGGAACAATGTGTTCATGCAGTACGAACGCATTAGCGACGGCTCCCTCATTCCGCTGAAGGCAAAGAACGTTGATACCGGTATGGGTTTTGAACGTATCTGCGCCATCCTTCAGGGCAAGCGCAGCAACTACGACACCGACGTGTTCACCCCGATTATTTCCAAGGTGGCAGAACTTTCCGGTGTTCCTTACACCGATGACGAAAACGGTACTCCCCACCGCGTGATCGCAGACCACATCCGCGCAGTTTCCTTCGCTATTGCCGACGGCGCTCTCCCGTCTAACGAAGGTCGTGGCTACGTGCTCCGCCGCATTCTCCGCCGTGCAAGCCGCTTTGCTCGCCTCCTCGGTCAGAAGGAAGCCTTCATTTACAAGCTGGTCCAGGTTCTTGCTGATACCATGGGCGAAGCCTTCCCCGAAATCCGTCAGCGTCAGGCTTTCGTTACCGAAGTCATCAAGAGCGAAGAAGACCGCTTCATCAAGACTCTGGACGCAGGTCTCGAACGTTTCGAAGCCATCGTTGCTGAAATGGGTTCTGCAAAGGTTGTGCCGGGCGACAAGGTCTTCGTGCTTTACGATACCTATGGCTTCCCGCCGGACCTCACTGGCATCCTCGCCGAAGAAAAGGGCCTCACCATCGATGAAGCCGGCTTCGAAAAGTGCATGGAAGAACAGAAGGAACGTGCCCGCGCCAACATGAAGCAGGGCATCAACACCATGGGTACCGAAGGCTGGACCCAGTACTCCGAAGCTTCTACCAACTTCGTTGGTTACGAACTGTCCGCTTGCGAAACCAAGGTTGTCCGCTACCGCGAAGACAAGGGCGTTCTTTCCATCGTTCTTGAAACTTCCCCGTTCTACGCCGAAATGGGTGGCCAGGTTGGCGACAAGGGCATGCTGGTTTCCAAGGATCTTGAAATCGCCGTGTTCGACACCGTGAAGGTGAACGACACCGCTCTCTGCCGCGGTAAGGTGGTGAAGGGTGAAGCTAACGAACAGACCATGGGTGGCGTGTTCATGGCAACTGTGGATGACGAACGTCGCATGGACATCCGTCGCAACCACTCCGCTACTCACTTGGTTCAGGCCGCTCTCCGCGAAGTGCTGGGCACTCACGTACAGCAGCAGGGTAGCTTGGTGACTCCGGATTCCCTCCGCTTTGACTTTACTCACTTCAATGGCATGACCGCTGAAGAAATTCAGAAGGTCGAAGACATCGTGAACGCAAAGATCATGGAATGCCTGCCGGTTCACACCGATGTCATGGGCGTTGACGAAGCTAAGGCTTCTGGCGCTATGGCTCTCTTCGGCGAAAAGTACGGCGATACCGTACGCGTTGTGAAGATGGGTGCCGCTGGCGAAGAATTCTCCAAGGAACTTTGCGGTGGCTTGCATGTTTCCAATTCCGGTAACATTGGCATGGTGAAGATCGTTTCTGAATCCAGCGTTTCTGCTGGTGTCCGCCGTATCGAAGCCGTCACTGGCCGCGGTGCTATGACTATGCTCCGTGCTGGCGCTCAGATCGTGAACGCTCTCCGTGACCGTCTCCGTTGTAAGGATGCCGAAGTCCTGGATCGTATCCAGCAGTCCTTCGAAAAGACTCAGTCTCTTGAAAAGGCTCTCCAGTCCGTAAAGCTGGAACTGGCTACCATGATCGCTGGCGACGTTCTGAACGGCGGTCTGGACGTTATGGGCGTCATGCTCTACGTTCGCGAATTCGACATGCCGGAAGACAAGTACAAGGAACTTCTGGACGGTATCCAGAACAAGCTGGACAAGGGCGCTGTAGCTGTCATTGCAAACAAGGCAAACGGCGCTGGCTCCATCGCAGTGATCGTTGGCAAGGACGTTCAGGCCAAGGGCATCAAGGCTGGCGACATGGTTCGCGACCTGGCTGCTGCATGTAACGGTAAGGGCGGTGGCCGTCCGGACCGCGCACAGGCTGGTACCCGCGAACCCGAAAAGATCGCTGCAGCTATCAAGGATGCCAACAACTGGATCCGTGCTAAACTGGGCTAA
- a CDS encoding family 16 glycosylhydrolase, whose product MKKQFIIPMVVVASMAMFTACSDDSSSSPAMPSNPEIDQPVVPGENGDVVTPEQPGIPGGEVVDPNVPADPNAPVVNPNQPAVPGGDVTPETPVENPDVPVVNPGQPVVTDPNATYTYYGAELSGVDQFKYGRFEARMKMVSIPGSVSSMFLYYDDSWKLDEEPWNEIDIEVLGKGGTFWQANLITREPNVTNDDGTVKKNAKITSESKPEFGFDATEDFHLYAMIWTPEYISWEIDSVEIRRDVIGNPDGRKHDQVAFMTEQQSLRFNLWASKSVSWVGKFTGEELAAGPQTQYIDYVRVYSYDTESKTFKQEWQDDFEGTELSDHWATGNWEMEKVMLSPDNVVVEDGYCKMLMTRVAD is encoded by the coding sequence ATGAAAAAACAGTTTATTATCCCGATGGTCGTTGTCGCCTCCATGGCAATGTTTACCGCATGTAGCGATGACTCCAGTTCTTCCCCGGCAATGCCTTCCAATCCTGAAATTGACCAGCCGGTAGTTCCTGGTGAAAATGGTGACGTTGTAACTCCGGAACAGCCCGGTATTCCCGGCGGTGAGGTGGTGGACCCGAATGTCCCTGCTGATCCCAACGCTCCGGTTGTTAATCCGAACCAGCCTGCTGTACCCGGGGGAGATGTTACTCCCGAAACGCCCGTCGAAAATCCGGATGTTCCCGTTGTAAATCCTGGTCAGCCCGTAGTTACTGATCCTAATGCTACCTATACCTATTACGGTGCGGAGTTGTCTGGCGTAGACCAGTTTAAGTATGGTCGTTTTGAAGCCCGCATGAAGATGGTTTCCATTCCGGGTTCCGTCAGCTCCATGTTCCTCTACTACGATGATTCTTGGAAACTTGATGAGGAACCATGGAACGAAATTGATATTGAGGTTTTGGGCAAGGGCGGCACATTCTGGCAGGCAAATCTGATTACTCGTGAACCCAATGTGACGAATGATGATGGTACTGTAAAAAAGAATGCCAAGATTACTTCTGAATCCAAGCCTGAATTTGGTTTTGACGCAACGGAAGATTTCCATCTTTATGCAATGATATGGACTCCGGAATACATTTCCTGGGAAATTGACAGTGTGGAAATTCGTCGTGACGTCATTGGCAACCCCGATGGTCGCAAGCACGACCAGGTTGCGTTCATGACCGAACAGCAGAGTCTTCGCTTTAACCTGTGGGCTTCCAAGAGTGTTTCTTGGGTAGGCAAGTTCACCGGTGAAGAACTGGCTGCAGGTCCTCAGACTCAGTATATCGATTATGTTCGCGTGTACTCTTACGATACTGAGTCCAAAACCTTCAAGCAGGAATGGCAAGATGACTTTGAAGGAACTGAACTCTCTGACCATTGGGCCACTGGCAACTGGGAAATGGAAAAGGTCATGCTTTCTCCTGATAACGTTGTCGTAGAAGATGGCTATTGCAAGATGTTGATGACTCGCGTTGCAGACTGA
- a CDS encoding type II secretion system F family protein produces MAEFLYKATNSQGNKFEGSIEAKDKAEAEALLMRRRLIIESLKKKPTEIQIKFGTGIKPADISRFTRMFSSMSSAGLPMLQCLNILEEQCENPELKKVVHKVTQSINGGSSLADALTQHPKVFNSLYTNMVAAGEAGGILDGILARLADTLENGERLKRKVKKALTYPVMLIIVGILVVVALMTFVVPTFAEQFAALDAELPAPTQVVMNISDFLRDNGAFLFIGVIVLIVAYKMAMKVPKAKFAWDGLMLKVPKLGDLQIKSATASFARTLGTLLNAGVSVMDSLKVVASTVSNKVVERAITRIGVGIAGGKSIAEPMTEAGIFPPMVIQMTGVGEKTGNLGGMLLKLADFYDEEVDAAVDAVVGMMEPLIIVFLGGAVGGLLIAMYMPMFSMGDAVKG; encoded by the coding sequence ATGGCAGAATTTTTATACAAGGCTACAAATAGCCAGGGCAATAAGTTTGAAGGCTCTATCGAGGCGAAGGACAAGGCTGAAGCTGAAGCCCTCTTGATGCGTCGCCGTCTTATTATCGAAAGCCTCAAGAAAAAACCTACTGAAATCCAGATTAAGTTTGGTACTGGTATTAAACCTGCCGACATTTCTAGGTTTACTCGAATGTTCTCTTCCATGAGTTCTGCTGGTCTGCCCATGCTCCAGTGCTTGAACATTCTGGAGGAACAGTGCGAAAATCCGGAACTGAAGAAGGTTGTGCATAAGGTTACCCAGTCCATTAACGGTGGTTCCTCCTTGGCAGATGCCTTGACTCAGCATCCGAAGGTCTTCAACTCTCTTTATACCAACATGGTGGCAGCAGGTGAAGCCGGTGGTATCTTGGATGGCATTCTTGCTCGTCTTGCAGACACCTTGGAAAACGGCGAACGTCTGAAACGTAAGGTGAAAAAGGCTCTTACCTACCCGGTGATGTTGATTATCGTGGGTATCTTGGTGGTTGTTGCCCTTATGACTTTCGTGGTGCCGACCTTTGCCGAACAGTTCGCTGCCCTCGATGCGGAACTTCCTGCACCGACCCAGGTTGTGATGAACATTTCTGATTTCCTTCGCGATAATGGCGCTTTCCTATTTATTGGAGTTATTGTTCTTATTGTTGCCTACAAGATGGCCATGAAGGTTCCCAAGGCCAAGTTTGCGTGGGACGGCCTAATGCTGAAGGTGCCAAAGCTTGGAGATCTCCAGATTAAGTCTGCAACAGCAAGCTTTGCAAGAACCCTTGGTACGCTTTTGAATGCAGGTGTGTCTGTGATGGACTCCCTCAAGGTGGTTGCCTCTACGGTTTCGAATAAAGTTGTGGAACGTGCTATTACACGAATCGGCGTTGGCATCGCTGGCGGTAAGTCCATTGCTGAACCTATGACAGAAGCAGGAATCTTTCCTCCCATGGTGATCCAGATGACCGGTGTGGGTGAAAAGACCGGTAACCTGGGCGGCATGCTCTTGAAACTGGCTGACTTCTATGACGAAGAAGTGGATGCCGCTGTGGATGCCGTGGTGGGCATGATGGAACCGTTGATTATCGTGTTCCTGGGTGGCGCCGTGGGTGGCTTGCTCATTGCGATGTATATGCCCATGTTCTCTATGGGTGACGCAGTTAAGGGATAA